GGGTCGCCTGCGGCTTCCCGTCGATGTCGACGCTGATCGCGCCGTCGTAGGTCTTCGTGCCGGTCGCCCAGCCGCTGCCGGTCGCGGCGGAGTCGGGCACGTAGTCCGGCTTGCCCTTGCGCTCGCCGCTGCGCTCGAGCGAGTACGTCGTGTACTGGCCGGTCAGGGGCGGGGCGTCGAGGCCCGGCAGGCGGCCGGCGGCGCCGTAGGCGTAGTCCCGGGCGATGGTGATCTCGGAGTCGCCCATGCCATCGCCGATGAGGAGGATGACGTTCTTCGCGGACGCGTTCTTGATCTCGGAGCGGATCTGGGCGGTCTGGTCACCGGCGAGGCGCTGGGCGCCGCCGTTCTGCGACAGCGCCATGCCGGCGGCGAACGCGCCGGCCGGCAGGAGGATCGTCGCGGCGACGGCGGCCGCGGCGATCGGGAGGACGCGGCGACGCGTCCGGGAGGGGGTGGTTGTCATGGGGGTGCGGGTCTCCTCGGTGATGGCCCCTGGTGAGGGTGCATTTCAGGTTCCGCTGAAATACGGGTCGCGAGGAGGACCGGAGGTGACCGGGAGGCGAACATCGTTGCGTCGGGTCAACTTCTCCGGCTCCCGGGCGCAGGGGATGATGGACCCATGGCGTCTCCGCACCACCCCCGCACCCCGTCCCTCCTCCGTCGCGCCGCGCTCGCCGTGGGCGCCGCCGCGCTGGTGCTCGGGGGCGCGCTCATCCCGGCGGGCGCCGCGTCCGCGCACGACCGGCTCGTGGGATCCACCCCCGCCGCCGACGCCACCGTCACGGACGAGCCCGGCACCATCGCGCTCGACTTCAGCGAGGAGCTCCTCGCGCTGGACGCGCAGGCGTCGGGCTTCGCGATCCAGGTGGTCAACGCCTCGGACGGCTCCTTCCACGAGGACGGCTGCATCGCGGTCGACGGATCCACGGCCACCACCCGCATCGCGCTTGGCACGGCCGGCACCTACCAGGTCACCTGGCGCGCGGTCTCGAGCGACAGCCACCCCATCGACGGCACCTACTCCTTCACCTACGCGCCGACGGGCGACACGACGGGCGCCCCGGCGATCCTCGCGGCCCCCGCCTGCGGCGACGCCTGGGCGGGCAGCGCGGCCACCGCGACGCCCGAGCCCGAGGGCACCATGACCACGCAGGGCACGGAGTCCGCGGCGCCCGCGCCCACCTCGGACGCGCAGTCCGGCGCGTCGGTGCCGCTGGCCGAGACGGCCGAGTCCACGCCCGTCTGGGTCTTCCTGCTCATCGGCCTCGTGAT
The genomic region above belongs to Clavibacter phaseoli and contains:
- a CDS encoding copper resistance CopC family protein, translating into MASPHHPRTPSLLRRAALAVGAAALVLGGALIPAGAASAHDRLVGSTPAADATVTDEPGTIALDFSEELLALDAQASGFAIQVVNASDGSFHEDGCIAVDGSTATTRIALGTAGTYQVTWRAVSSDSHPIDGTYSFTYAPTGDTTGAPAILAAPACGDAWAGSAATATPEPEGTMTTQGTESAAPAPTSDAQSGASVPLAETAESTPVWVFLLIGLVILGAAVLVVVGVVRRSSRRFPGEDGESVGGPHDGADDPR